A DNA window from Rhodococcus sp. Z13 contains the following coding sequences:
- a CDS encoding DinB family protein, whose translation MTSTVPTPATRVLLTQLDLVWLFADQHVLPRIDDDALHWAPSSNCVDVRSVEGRLVADLPDEDTAPLPETTIAWLLWHIEWWWSNTIAVCRGGAPTGPDAYEWSGSTKHIGELRTEWSALLSSTDVETTISGLMPHDTPLWEVAGWVNFELTKNISEIGQLLTRRANIRN comes from the coding sequence ATGACGTCGACCGTCCCGACCCCGGCAACGCGCGTACTGCTGACGCAACTCGATCTCGTCTGGCTCTTCGCCGACCAGCACGTCCTGCCACGCATCGACGACGATGCCCTGCACTGGGCACCGTCGTCGAATTGCGTGGACGTGCGGAGCGTCGAGGGCCGTCTCGTCGCCGACCTACCCGACGAAGACACCGCCCCACTCCCGGAGACGACCATCGCGTGGCTGCTCTGGCACATCGAGTGGTGGTGGTCGAACACGATCGCGGTATGCCGGGGAGGGGCACCCACCGGTCCCGACGCCTACGAGTGGTCGGGCTCGACGAAGCACATCGGCGAGCTCCGGACGGAGTGGTCGGCGCTCCTCTCTTCGACCGACGTCGAGACGACGATCTCCGGACTGATGCCCCACGACACGCCACTGTGGGAAGTCGCCGGCTGGGTCAACTTCGAGCTGACCAAGAACATCTCGGAGATCGGTCAGCTGCTCACGCGCCGGGCGAACATCCGGAACTGA
- a CDS encoding DUF4352 domain-containing protein encodes MTMPNQPQQPDPRIQPPSGQYASQPTGWQQSGGVPPAQQPKKRKKWPWVVGAIAAIFVIASVSGGGDDDKPSRSAGSSTSANSAAQADAPAVEETTAAIGTPVRDGKFEFVVKGVETGLSSLGDNPFLAEEAQGQFVIVTMTVTNISDEPKGLSPSDQKLVDTEGRTFSPDTSAALNLETDVAFWDKINPGNTVTMPVVFDMPTDAIPAEIELHDSMFSGGVTVSLR; translated from the coding sequence ATGACCATGCCGAACCAGCCGCAGCAGCCCGATCCCCGCATCCAGCCGCCGAGTGGACAGTATGCGTCTCAGCCGACCGGGTGGCAGCAGTCCGGCGGTGTCCCGCCGGCCCAGCAGCCCAAGAAGCGGAAGAAGTGGCCGTGGGTCGTCGGAGCGATCGCGGCGATCTTCGTCATCGCGTCCGTCTCGGGTGGTGGTGACGACGACAAGCCCTCCCGCTCCGCGGGCTCCTCGACCTCCGCGAACTCTGCAGCACAGGCCGACGCTCCGGCGGTCGAAGAGACCACCGCGGCGATCGGCACACCGGTCCGTGACGGCAAGTTCGAGTTCGTCGTGAAGGGTGTCGAGACCGGACTGTCGTCACTCGGAGACAACCCGTTCCTGGCGGAGGAAGCCCAGGGACAGTTCGTGATCGTGACGATGACCGTCACGAACATCTCCGACGAGCCCAAGGGCCTGAGCCCGAGTGATCAGAAGCTGGTCGACACCGAGGGCCGTACGTTCAGCCCCGACACGAGCGCCGCGCTCAATCTCGAAACGGACGTGGCGTTCTGGGACAAGATCAACCCCGGTAACACCGTCACCATGCCTGTCGTGTTCGACATGCCCACGGATGCGATTCCCGCCGAAATCGAACTGCACGACTCCATGTTCTCGGGTGGAGTAACCGTCTCGTTGCGGTAG
- a CDS encoding type I restriction endonuclease subunit R, producing MADVLDFPGHLTESVWEQMALETLGEIGWRHIHGSAIAPGSGERTSWDELLVPGRLRSAIAKLNPKLPQSAVDDALAVVSTAGSTDAISENRAVHEYLTEGLRKVSYVDDMGAEVTPTIRLVSTDPDENDWFVSSQVTVIRGDYERRFDLVLYLNGMPVAIVELKNAGNEYAGLTDAHAQLQTYIREFPLAFRFAVLSLVSDGISAEYGTPFTPFEHFSPWNVDDDGKPVAPTGDETVLDIALHGLFNQERFLQLLRHYTAFDESENGLVKRIAKPHQYFAVSKAVGSTVLAVESGGKAGVVWHTQGSGKSMEMELYANQVIRHPQLANPTIVVITDRNELDGQLYETFARSQLLPEQPRQIRRREELRQELSGRTTGGIYFTTLQKFGKSREEREAGLSHPQLSARRNIIVIVDEAHRSHYDNLDGYARHLRDALPHATLIAFTGTPISFEDRNTRAVFGEYIDIYDLTRAVEDRATVPVHFESRLVKVSFSDEVSEEEIDASADELTAGLDDTERARIEKSVAVVNAVYGAPARLKMLAEDLVAHWEIRRTEMAKFVGSDENPTAPGKALIVCATREICANLYSEIVRLRPDWHSDDLSAGRIKVVYSGDATDQPPISDHVRRDSENAAIKKRLKDIDDELELVIVKDMMLTGFDAPPLHTLYLDRPLKGALLMQTLARVNRTFRGKQDGLLVAYAPVADNLAEALAEYTASDRNTKPLGRPVGEAVDAVKNCMTILDNMLHGFDWRAHRSAAGPRAWLDAVLATVAFLRDPKSPENNVGEGEKTLATRYREYSSQLSRVWAICSTHPDVQPLAKDARFFEEVRVYMAKFDAADRQARGVAVPEDVKRALRALMAASVESQEVLDIYDAAGMPKPSLSDLNEDFLERTVRSKNPTLAIEALRKLIAEESRKVARHNLVRQRAFSQKLQELMNKYTNSQLTSAEVIAALVEVANEVRAEAQRGEKFDPPLGEHELSFYDAVSQNESALHEMGEDVLAQIARELVSVMRRDVKTDWRVREDVKAKLRSQVKRLLARYKYPPDRRDGAIKLVLEQMEAIAPTMAA from the coding sequence ATGGCAGACGTTCTGGACTTTCCCGGCCACCTCACCGAGTCGGTGTGGGAGCAGATGGCGCTCGAAACACTCGGCGAGATCGGGTGGCGGCACATCCATGGCAGCGCGATCGCTCCGGGATCGGGTGAGCGCACCAGCTGGGACGAACTTCTCGTGCCGGGACGCCTCCGTTCGGCCATTGCCAAGCTCAATCCGAAACTGCCGCAGAGTGCAGTGGATGACGCGCTCGCTGTCGTCTCGACCGCCGGCTCGACGGATGCGATCTCCGAGAACCGAGCGGTCCACGAGTACCTCACCGAGGGGCTGCGGAAGGTCTCCTATGTCGACGACATGGGCGCGGAGGTCACTCCCACCATCCGTCTGGTCTCGACGGACCCCGACGAGAACGACTGGTTCGTCTCCAGCCAGGTCACGGTCATCCGTGGGGATTACGAACGTCGCTTCGATCTCGTCCTGTACCTCAACGGCATGCCGGTGGCCATCGTCGAACTGAAGAACGCCGGAAACGAGTATGCCGGCCTCACCGACGCCCACGCCCAGCTGCAGACCTACATCCGCGAGTTCCCGCTGGCCTTCCGCTTCGCGGTGCTCAGTCTCGTATCCGACGGGATCAGCGCCGAATACGGCACGCCGTTCACTCCTTTCGAGCACTTCTCACCGTGGAACGTCGACGACGACGGCAAGCCCGTCGCCCCCACCGGCGACGAGACCGTACTCGACATCGCTCTGCACGGCCTGTTCAACCAGGAGCGTTTTCTGCAACTGCTCCGTCACTACACCGCCTTCGACGAGAGTGAGAACGGGCTGGTCAAGCGGATCGCCAAGCCGCATCAGTATTTCGCGGTCTCGAAGGCCGTCGGCTCGACCGTGCTGGCTGTCGAATCCGGAGGGAAGGCCGGCGTCGTCTGGCACACGCAGGGTTCCGGCAAGTCCATGGAGATGGAGCTCTACGCGAACCAGGTCATCCGGCATCCGCAGCTCGCCAATCCGACGATCGTGGTCATCACCGACCGCAACGAACTCGACGGTCAGCTCTACGAGACGTTCGCGCGCTCGCAGCTGCTGCCGGAGCAACCCCGGCAGATCCGTCGGCGTGAAGAGCTGCGGCAGGAACTGTCCGGCCGCACGACGGGTGGCATCTACTTCACGACCCTGCAGAAGTTCGGGAAGAGTCGCGAAGAACGCGAAGCCGGTCTCAGCCACCCACAGCTGTCGGCGCGGCGCAACATCATCGTCATCGTCGACGAGGCACACCGCAGCCACTACGACAACCTCGACGGCTATGCCCGGCACCTACGCGACGCGCTTCCGCACGCGACGCTCATCGCCTTCACCGGCACCCCGATCTCCTTCGAGGATCGCAATACTCGTGCCGTCTTCGGTGAGTACATCGACATCTACGACCTCACCCGTGCAGTCGAGGACCGCGCCACCGTGCCGGTCCATTTCGAGAGCCGTCTGGTGAAGGTGTCGTTCTCCGACGAGGTGAGCGAAGAAGAGATCGATGCATCCGCCGATGAACTCACCGCCGGACTGGACGACACCGAGCGTGCCCGTATCGAGAAGTCGGTCGCCGTCGTCAACGCCGTCTACGGTGCCCCGGCGCGATTGAAGATGCTCGCGGAGGATCTCGTCGCGCACTGGGAGATTCGGCGAACGGAAATGGCCAAGTTCGTCGGCTCAGACGAGAATCCGACGGCGCCGGGTAAAGCGCTCATCGTGTGCGCGACGCGCGAGATCTGTGCCAATCTCTACAGTGAGATCGTGCGACTGCGTCCCGACTGGCACTCCGACGACCTGTCGGCCGGACGCATCAAGGTGGTGTACTCCGGCGATGCCACCGATCAGCCGCCCATCAGCGACCACGTGCGACGCGACTCCGAGAATGCCGCGATCAAGAAGCGCCTCAAGGACATCGACGACGAACTCGAACTCGTGATCGTCAAGGACATGATGCTCACCGGGTTCGATGCTCCGCCGTTGCACACTCTCTACCTCGACCGGCCCCTCAAGGGTGCGCTCCTGATGCAGACGCTCGCCCGCGTCAACCGGACGTTCCGCGGCAAGCAGGACGGCCTGCTCGTCGCATACGCACCGGTTGCCGACAATCTGGCCGAAGCGCTCGCCGAGTACACCGCGTCGGACCGCAACACCAAACCTCTCGGTCGCCCCGTCGGCGAAGCGGTCGACGCGGTGAAGAACTGTATGACGATCCTCGACAACATGCTTCACGGCTTCGACTGGCGAGCCCATCGCAGCGCCGCCGGGCCGCGGGCATGGCTGGACGCGGTCCTTGCCACCGTTGCGTTTCTCCGGGATCCGAAGAGTCCCGAGAACAATGTCGGAGAGGGTGAGAAGACGCTGGCGACGCGGTACCGGGAGTACTCGTCGCAGCTGTCGCGTGTCTGGGCCATCTGCAGTACCCATCCGGACGTCCAACCGCTGGCCAAGGATGCACGGTTCTTCGAGGAAGTCCGGGTGTACATGGCCAAGTTCGACGCTGCGGATCGGCAGGCGCGAGGTGTGGCCGTGCCGGAGGATGTCAAGCGTGCTCTCCGGGCGTTGATGGCCGCCTCGGTGGAGTCGCAGGAAGTGCTCGACATCTACGACGCGGCGGGCATGCCCAAGCCGTCGCTGTCGGATCTCAACGAGGACTTCCTCGAGCGCACGGTCCGGTCGAAGAATCCCACGCTCGCCATCGAGGCGTTGCGCAAGCTGATCGCTGAGGAATCGCGCAAGGTGGCCCGCCACAACCTGGTGCGCCAGCGTGCCTTCTCGCAGAAGCTGCAGGAGTTGATGAACAAGTACACCAACAGTCAACTCACCTCGGCCGAGGTCATCGCGGCGCTCGTCGAGGTGGCGAACGAGGTCCGCGCCGAGGCTCAGCGTGGCGAGAAGTTCGACCCGCCGCTCGGTGAGCACGAACTGTCGTTCTACGACGCGGTCAGCCAGAACGAGTCCGCCCTGCACGAGATGGGGGAGGACGTCCTCGCGCAGATCGCCCGTGAACTCGTCTCGGTGATGCGGCGGGACGTGAAGACGGACTGGCGTGTCCGTGAGGATGTGAAGGCCAAGCTCCGCTCGCAGGTCAAGAGGCTGCTCGCGCGATACAAGTATCCACCGGACCGTCGGGACGGTGCGATCAAGCTGGTGCTCGAGCAGATGGAGGCGATCGCTCCGACCATGGCTGCGTGA
- a CDS encoding PASTA domain-containing protein, translating to MKNVAPYLRVVAGMFAAISLWLAVVETINGKFGNAAFQLVFALILGYLSIGKPLRDRRHRIRAERAAIAARAEAGHRAFLAGDLNAAMTPPPEPAPAPTVRRGVVIAAAIAAVLVIVGIVGDIADGLDSPSDDNATTTSQTTIYAEAPPSQSTWPATSPATTARTTAPVSVAPATTTPANAATTSAAPRLAVMPDVVCMDLQEAQDAIQAAGVFYSRSVDATGRGRAQVWDRNWIVVDQSPPPGTVIGEGDAVLSVVKDDEFSGC from the coding sequence ATGAAGAACGTCGCGCCCTACTTGCGGGTCGTGGCGGGGATGTTCGCCGCCATCTCGTTGTGGCTGGCGGTGGTGGAGACGATCAACGGGAAATTCGGGAACGCCGCTTTCCAGTTGGTGTTCGCGCTGATTCTCGGCTACCTCTCGATCGGCAAACCCCTCCGCGACCGCCGCCACCGCATCCGGGCTGAACGTGCAGCGATCGCGGCCCGGGCCGAGGCGGGGCATCGCGCTTTTCTCGCCGGTGACCTGAACGCAGCGATGACCCCACCACCCGAGCCTGCGCCGGCACCCACGGTGCGGCGCGGGGTGGTGATCGCCGCAGCAATTGCAGCGGTACTCGTGATCGTCGGAATCGTGGGCGACATCGCCGACGGACTCGACTCACCGTCCGACGACAACGCCACCACCACATCACAGACCACGATCTACGCGGAAGCTCCGCCGTCGCAATCGACGTGGCCGGCGACCTCGCCTGCCACCACCGCACGCACCACCGCGCCGGTGAGTGTGGCGCCCGCGACGACCACTCCGGCGAATGCCGCGACCACGTCGGCTGCTCCGCGGCTCGCGGTGATGCCGGACGTGGTGTGCATGGATCTGCAGGAAGCGCAGGACGCCATCCAGGCGGCGGGCGTCTTCTACTCGCGCAGCGTCGATGCGACCGGTCGCGGTCGCGCGCAGGTCTGGGACCGCAACTGGATCGTCGTCGACCAGTCGCCCCCACCCGGCACTGTGATCGGCGAGGGCGACGCGGTGCTGTCGGTGGTCAAGGACGACGAGTTCAGCGGCTGCTGA
- a CDS encoding DUF2510 domain-containing protein, which yields MSHDKLPASAGWYPDPNGGQRFWDGSSWLDLPDPDSSGEPERRFPKKQILVIVLVLLVAAICGAVGWKIDHDAEIAAQVAAAEEAAQREAERLEAERKAQELEDETERRARAATVTNIETSIEEMANEHVNKGMFDGPILSVTCSPVNGGSTDDLTETTTVFECFVGTEDVGGGRMRGYKYHATMNWTSGEFTYGFGAP from the coding sequence ATGTCCCATGACAAGTTGCCGGCTTCCGCCGGCTGGTACCCGGATCCGAATGGCGGGCAGCGATTCTGGGACGGGTCGTCCTGGTTGGATCTCCCCGACCCGGATTCGTCCGGCGAGCCGGAGCGTAGATTCCCCAAGAAGCAGATCCTGGTGATCGTTCTGGTCCTACTGGTGGCCGCCATCTGCGGAGCGGTGGGTTGGAAGATCGATCACGACGCCGAGATTGCCGCTCAGGTGGCCGCCGCGGAGGAAGCAGCCCAGCGTGAGGCCGAGCGACTCGAAGCGGAACGCAAGGCCCAAGAGTTGGAGGACGAGACCGAACGCCGTGCCCGAGCCGCCACCGTGACCAACATCGAGACCAGCATCGAAGAAATGGCCAACGAACACGTGAACAAGGGCATGTTCGACGGCCCGATCCTGTCGGTGACCTGCTCGCCGGTCAATGGTGGATCCACCGACGATCTCACCGAAACGACCACGGTGTTCGAATGCTTCGTCGGCACCGAAGACGTCGGCGGCGGGCGGATGCGCGGATACAAATACCACGCCACGATGAACTGGACGAGCGGCGAATTCACCTACGGCTTCGGCGCACCGTGA
- a CDS encoding YdcF family protein — MNGILSVTPLCQGTDDELIIACSELEKLTPYVPLMLNLNPKGTYLVVLGAGLTEDGKIRPVLEERLEAALRTAQRFPESPIVVTGGVPRNGITEAQAMKEWLVARGIPADRIIEEPRSTSTVENARFTNQVLLERGAAGAVLVTNRDHLRRAMINFRQAVDARIPIAGIVAE, encoded by the coding sequence GTGAACGGCATACTCTCCGTCACTCCACTGTGCCAGGGGACCGATGACGAGCTGATCATCGCGTGCAGCGAACTCGAGAAGCTCACCCCGTACGTCCCTCTCATGCTGAACCTGAATCCCAAGGGGACCTATCTGGTCGTGCTGGGGGCCGGTCTCACCGAAGACGGCAAGATCCGTCCGGTGCTCGAGGAGCGGCTCGAAGCGGCGCTCCGTACGGCGCAACGCTTTCCCGAATCCCCGATCGTCGTGACCGGCGGCGTCCCGCGCAACGGCATCACCGAGGCGCAGGCGATGAAGGAATGGCTGGTGGCACGCGGAATCCCGGCCGACCGCATCATCGAGGAGCCGCGGTCGACGTCCACTGTGGAGAACGCGCGCTTCACGAACCAGGTCCTGCTCGAACGTGGCGCGGCGGGCGCCGTGCTGGTGACCAATCGCGATCACCTGCGACGCGCGATGATCAACTTCCGGCAGGCGGTCGACGCGCGCATCCCCATCGCCGGCATCGTCGCGGAGTGA
- a CDS encoding RNA polymerase sigma-70 factor has protein sequence MTTVDEFENLRPLLFAIAYRILGSVSEAEDAVQETWVRYETSGTRADSPRAFLSTVVTRVSINMLESARARRERYVGEWLPEPILDEPYDDPARSAELTESVSMAVLVLLERLSPLERAVFVLREAFGFGFADIARVVERSESACRQLAVRARRHVDQGTARFDTDPHAHERLTAGFLTAFRKGDVESLRDLLTADVRLVADSGGKAPAIRNVVVGDEKAVRLLGIYADPLARLGAVLEAQEINGYPGVVVRDADGALVQVMTFDVADGKIAAIRVTINPDKLTHLGPVADVHALEQRVRELRRS, from the coding sequence GTGACCACCGTCGACGAGTTCGAGAACCTACGCCCGCTGCTGTTCGCCATCGCCTACCGCATCCTCGGGAGCGTGAGCGAGGCCGAGGATGCGGTCCAGGAGACCTGGGTGCGGTACGAAACATCCGGAACCCGAGCGGATTCGCCCCGGGCGTTCCTGTCCACCGTCGTCACCCGCGTGTCGATCAACATGCTCGAATCGGCCCGGGCCCGGCGCGAACGATACGTCGGCGAATGGCTGCCCGAACCGATCCTCGACGAACCGTACGACGACCCCGCACGATCCGCGGAGCTGACCGAGTCGGTCTCGATGGCGGTGCTCGTCCTGCTCGAGCGGCTCAGCCCCCTCGAACGCGCGGTGTTCGTGCTGCGCGAGGCGTTCGGATTCGGCTTCGCCGACATCGCCCGCGTCGTCGAGCGGTCCGAGTCGGCGTGCCGACAGTTGGCGGTGCGGGCTCGTCGTCACGTCGATCAGGGCACGGCCCGGTTCGACACCGATCCGCACGCGCACGAACGTCTCACCGCCGGCTTTCTCACCGCTTTCCGCAAAGGCGACGTCGAGAGCCTCCGCGACCTGCTGACCGCCGACGTGCGGCTCGTCGCCGACAGCGGCGGAAAGGCCCCTGCCATCCGGAACGTCGTGGTCGGTGATGAGAAGGCGGTGCGACTGCTCGGCATCTACGCCGACCCGCTGGCCCGGCTGGGCGCGGTCCTCGAAGCGCAGGAGATCAACGGTTATCCGGGCGTGGTCGTGCGGGATGCCGACGGTGCACTCGTGCAGGTCATGACCTTCGACGTGGCCGACGGGAAGATCGCCGCGATCCGGGTGACGATCAATCCGGACAAGCTCACCCATCTGGGTCCGGTCGCGGACGTGCACGCCCTCGAACAGCGGGTTCGCGAACTGCGACGGTCGTGA
- a CDS encoding NAD(P)/FAD-dependent oxidoreductase, which produces MSNPRPRLVVLGGGFAGTLAAGRLSRRAAITLVNPRPHFVQRTRLHQLAAGNHEATENYRKLLGKGVELLVDTATRIESDTRTVRLGSGRAIQYDYLLYAVGSTATRRSTVPGVEEFAYPIAEYEHARHLRNTLANTDRDAVVTVVGGGLTGLETASELAEQGRRVRLVCRVVGPTLTENTRRAVRERLSALRVEVVERARVTRVGPDGLALEDGTVLPSAVTVWTGGFGVPELARSSGFSTDSVGRMLTDETLTSIDDERVVAAGDCASPSGDPLRMACQSALPLGVVAADTILSRIAGEEPAKLDVGFNGVGVSLGRRSGVVQLHRRDDTPTDRTFTGRTAAFLKDLGLKSAMAGLRTEALWPGTVRFFRGGRHPVDATVPAEENVR; this is translated from the coding sequence ATGTCGAACCCACGTCCCCGCCTCGTCGTCCTCGGTGGTGGCTTTGCCGGAACGCTCGCGGCCGGCCGCCTGAGCAGACGCGCCGCCATCACCCTGGTCAATCCTCGACCGCACTTCGTCCAGCGCACTCGGCTGCACCAGCTCGCCGCCGGGAACCACGAGGCCACCGAGAACTACCGAAAGCTGCTGGGAAAGGGGGTCGAGCTGCTCGTCGACACCGCCACGCGGATCGAGTCCGATACGCGCACCGTCCGCCTCGGATCCGGCAGGGCGATCCAGTACGACTACCTGCTCTACGCCGTCGGCAGCACCGCCACCCGACGGTCCACGGTGCCCGGGGTGGAGGAATTCGCCTATCCGATAGCGGAATACGAACACGCCCGGCACCTTCGGAACACCTTGGCGAACACCGACCGTGACGCCGTGGTCACGGTGGTCGGTGGCGGCCTGACCGGACTCGAAACCGCATCCGAACTGGCCGAGCAGGGGCGCCGGGTCCGCCTGGTCTGCCGGGTCGTCGGCCCGACGCTCACCGAGAACACCCGCCGTGCGGTACGGGAGCGGCTGTCGGCTCTTCGGGTCGAGGTGGTGGAGAGGGCCCGCGTCACCCGCGTCGGACCGGACGGCCTTGCACTCGAGGACGGCACTGTCCTGCCGAGTGCGGTCACCGTGTGGACCGGCGGCTTCGGTGTTCCCGAGCTGGCCCGGTCGAGCGGGTTCAGCACGGACTCCGTTGGCCGGATGCTCACCGACGAGACGCTCACCAGCATCGACGACGAGCGTGTGGTCGCCGCCGGCGATTGCGCGTCCCCGTCCGGGGACCCGCTGCGGATGGCGTGTCAGTCCGCGCTCCCACTGGGCGTCGTTGCGGCCGACACGATCCTCAGCCGCATCGCCGGTGAGGAACCCGCGAAGCTGGACGTCGGGTTCAACGGGGTCGGTGTGAGCCTGGGCCGCCGCTCCGGGGTCGTCCAGCTGCACCGGCGGGACGACACCCCCACGGATCGGACGTTCACCGGTCGGACCGCCGCGTTCCTCAAGGACCTCGGCCTGAAGTCCGCCATGGCGGGCCTGCGGACCGAAGCACTATGGCCTGGGACCGTCCGCTTCTTCCGCGGTGGACGGCACCCGGTGGACGCGACAGTCCCAGCAGAGGAGAACGTCCGATGA
- a CDS encoding CD225/dispanin family protein — translation MTQQYQPAGHSYGDVVMPQRPTMPPQNTGWAVAAILFFWPLAFSAFSHSAKVFPLWSTGDYEGAQRASDQAKKLGKISLLIWAIFIVAVIVFYGVIFAAVLSNMDSFESTTYPTYR, via the coding sequence ATGACCCAGCAGTACCAGCCGGCAGGACACTCCTACGGAGATGTCGTCATGCCGCAGCGCCCGACCATGCCGCCGCAGAACACCGGCTGGGCCGTCGCGGCGATCCTGTTCTTCTGGCCGCTCGCCTTCTCGGCGTTCAGCCACTCGGCGAAGGTGTTCCCGCTGTGGAGCACCGGCGACTACGAAGGAGCGCAGCGGGCGTCGGACCAGGCCAAGAAGCTCGGCAAGATCTCGCTGCTGATCTGGGCGATCTTCATCGTGGCCGTGATCGTCTTCTACGGGGTGATCTTCGCGGCGGTGCTGTCGAACATGGACTCGTTCGAGAGCACCACCTACCCGACCTACCGCTGA
- a CDS encoding VOC family protein: MSIAFNHTIVAAKDKQHSAYFLTTLFGLPDPVPAGRFLAVELDHGATLDYVEVPPGEEIHPQHYAFLVSEEDFDAIHGRIVEQGIEHWADPRQSAHGINHNDGGRGTYFLDPAGHYLEILTRPYGRRP; the protein is encoded by the coding sequence TTGAGCATCGCGTTCAACCACACCATCGTCGCTGCGAAGGACAAGCAGCATTCGGCCTACTTCCTCACCACCCTGTTCGGTCTTCCGGATCCGGTTCCGGCCGGCCGTTTCCTCGCCGTCGAACTGGACCACGGCGCGACCCTCGACTACGTCGAGGTCCCACCGGGCGAAGAGATCCATCCCCAGCACTACGCGTTCCTGGTGTCGGAGGAGGACTTCGACGCCATCCACGGCCGCATCGTCGAACAGGGGATCGAGCACTGGGCCGATCCTCGGCAGTCGGCGCACGGCATCAATCACAACGACGGGGGCCGAGGAACCTACTTCCTCGACCCCGCCGGGCACTACCTGGAGATCCTGACCCGCCCCTACGGTCGGCGGCCCTGA
- a CDS encoding amino acid permease, whose product MTDTLAPAAGTGTTSPAGLHRAMKPRQLVMMSLGGAIGAGLFVESGAGIAVAGPAILISFLVAAVLVVFVMRMMGEMAAANPASGAFSVHTENALGPVAGRTIGWLYWVQVIIVIAAEATGAAAITALALPGIPQWASALFYMVVLTAVNLVGVGRFGEVEFWFAAIKIAAIVAFLGIGVAMIAGWVPTFETSGFSNLTAHGGFAPTGIAGIAAGLLIVVFAFGGTEIIAIAAAETSDPRRNVGRAVRTLVWRILVFYIGSVLVMVTVLPWTSEDLATGPFVAVLQAGAVPGAAAVMTVVVVVALLSSLNAMLFSASRMIFSLSHRGSAHPVFGRTAANGVPRNAVLASVAFGFVTVGLNYLYPDKVLPLLLNAVGSTILVLWTFVAVSHLVLRRRARRDGTEDALPLKMWGFPYLSYATLGLLAGIAVLALFDPAARNQLIATGALTAVIAGTCTLLARRRTAATADQGRRP is encoded by the coding sequence ATGACTGACACCCTCGCCCCCGCGGCCGGCACCGGGACGACGAGTCCCGCAGGTCTGCACCGGGCCATGAAGCCCCGGCAGTTGGTGATGATGAGCCTGGGCGGCGCGATCGGCGCCGGCCTGTTCGTCGAATCGGGCGCCGGGATCGCCGTCGCCGGACCGGCCATCCTCATCTCGTTCCTCGTCGCCGCCGTCCTCGTCGTGTTCGTCATGCGCATGATGGGTGAGATGGCTGCCGCGAACCCGGCCAGCGGCGCGTTCTCCGTGCACACGGAGAACGCACTGGGACCGGTCGCCGGGCGCACCATCGGGTGGCTGTACTGGGTGCAGGTGATCATCGTGATCGCCGCCGAGGCCACCGGCGCCGCCGCCATCACGGCCCTGGCCCTGCCCGGCATCCCCCAGTGGGCGTCCGCGCTGTTCTACATGGTCGTGCTCACCGCGGTGAACCTCGTCGGTGTCGGCCGTTTCGGCGAGGTCGAGTTCTGGTTCGCCGCAATCAAGATCGCCGCGATCGTCGCGTTCCTCGGGATCGGTGTCGCGATGATCGCCGGGTGGGTGCCCACCTTCGAGACCTCCGGCTTCAGCAACCTCACCGCGCACGGCGGGTTCGCTCCCACCGGCATCGCCGGTATCGCCGCAGGTCTGCTGATCGTGGTGTTCGCCTTCGGTGGCACCGAGATCATCGCGATCGCCGCGGCGGAGACCTCCGATCCCCGGCGCAACGTGGGCCGCGCGGTGCGCACCCTGGTGTGGCGGATCCTGGTGTTCTACATCGGTTCCGTGCTGGTGATGGTGACGGTGCTGCCGTGGACCTCCGAGGACCTCGCGACCGGCCCGTTCGTCGCCGTCCTGCAGGCCGGCGCCGTGCCGGGTGCAGCCGCGGTGATGACGGTGGTCGTCGTGGTGGCGCTGCTGTCGTCGCTCAATGCGATGCTCTTCAGCGCCTCTCGGATGATCTTCTCGCTGTCGCACCGGGGATCCGCACACCCCGTCTTCGGGCGCACCGCCGCCAACGGGGTGCCGCGCAACGCGGTCCTCGCGTCCGTGGCGTTCGGGTTCGTCACCGTCGGGCTGAACTATCTCTACCCCGACAAGGTGCTGCCGCTGCTGCTCAACGCGGTCGGCTCCACCATCCTGGTGCTGTGGACGTTCGTGGCGGTGTCACATCTCGTCCTGCGTCGCCGAGCGCGCCGCGACGGCACGGAGGACGCACTGCCGCTGAAGATGTGGGGTTTCCCGTACCTGTCGTACGCGACGCTGGGCCTGCTCGCCGGTATCGCCGTGCTGGCCCTGTTCGATCCCGCTGCCCGCAACCAGTTGATCGCGACCGGCGCGCTGACCGCGGTGATCGCCGGCACCTGCACTCTGCTGGCACGACGACGCACCGCGGCCACCGCGGATCAGGGCCGCCGACCGTAG